In Coregonus clupeaformis isolate EN_2021a chromosome 7, ASM2061545v1, whole genome shotgun sequence, one genomic interval encodes:
- the LOC121568787 gene encoding lysosomal alpha-glucosidase-like isoform X3, with the protein MWPALDHRLLWEVPHPASSSGPREAECRRVAHESRFDCARDRVLSQTECQGRGCCYAPLPQGHSGGPPWCFYPPSYSGYRMGPLTPTSRGQAATLTRPTPSYLPRDISTLQLEVLDETEGRLHLMLKDLSSQRYEVPLSTSPSRGNAQTQDHLYVTEFQPDPFGFIVCRKSNSRVLVNTTVAPLLYADQYLQLSTSLASSLMSGLGEQYTPLSLDLNWTSLTLWNRDMAPHGDANLYGSHPFYMVQEGDGKAHGVFLLNSNAMEVVLQPSPALTWVAVGGILDLYIFLGPDPQSVVRQYLQVIGYPMMPPYWSLGFHLCRWGYRSTNATREVVRRMHNANFPLDVQWNDLDYADKRRVFTFDPQRFVDLPDMVKEFHQKGMKYILILDPGISSTSPPGTYPPFDEGQRRGVFIRNSTGQTLIGKVWPGPTAFPDFTNPETQSWWEDCIREFHSRVPLNGLWRTAFGSSTPESPWMACGLALWRGVLTVIWRAPFTCHGWLEDS; encoded by the exons ATGTGGCCTGCCCTAGA CCACAGATTGCTGTGGGAAGTCCCCCACCCAGCCAGCTCCAGTGGTCCCAGAGAGGCTGAGTGTAGGAGGGTAGCCCATGAGAGCCGCTTTGACTGTGCCCGGGACCGAGTTCTGAGCCAGACAGAGTgtcaggggagagggtgctgctATGCCCCCCTACCACAAGGCCACTCTGGAGGACCCCCGTGGTGCTTCTACCCCCCGTCATACAGCGGGTACAGGATGGGGCCCCTCACCCCCACTTCCAGGGGCCAGGCTGCCACCCTCACGAGGCCCACTCCCTCCTACCTGCCCCGGGATATCTCTACACTCCAGTTGGAGGTCCTGGATGAGACAGAAGGCCGACTGCACCTCAtg TTGAAGGATCTATCGTCCCAGCGATATGAAGTTCCCCTATCCACTTCCCCGTCCAGAGGTAACGCTCAAACCCAGGACCACCTCTATGTCACTGAGTTTCAACCTGACCCTTTTGGGTTCATAGTGTGCCGGAAATCCAACAGCCGTGTCCT TGTGAACACCACGGTGGCCCCGCTGCTGTATGCTGACCAGTACCTGCAGCTGTCTACCTCCCTGGCCTCCTCACTGATGTCTGGGCTGGGGGAACAATACACCCCCCTCAGCCTGGACCTCAATTGGACCTCCCTCACCCTCTGGAACAGGGACATGGCGCCCCAT GGCGATGCCAACCTGTATGGCTCCCATCCGTTCTACATGGTGCAGGAGGGGGATGGAAAGGCTCATGGGGTCTTCCTGCTCAACAGCAATGCCATGG agGTGGTCCTGCAGCCTAGCCCTGCTCTGACCTGGGTGGCTGTGGGAGGAATCCTGGACCTGTACATCTTCCTGGGCCCTGACCCTCAGAGTGTTGTCAGACAGTACCTCCAGGTTATAG GGTACCCTATGATGCCTCCTTATTGGTCACTGGGGTTCCACCTGTGTCGCTGGGGATACCGGTCCACCAACGCAACCCGAGAGGTGGTGCGACGCATGCACAACGCCAACTTTCCCTTG GACGTGCAGTGGAATGACCTGGATTACGCAGACAAGCGTCGGGTGTTCACCTTTGACCCCCAGCGCTTCGTGGACCTGCCAGACATGGTGAAGGAGTTCCATCAGAAGGGCATGAAGTACATTCTCATCCTG GACCCTGGGATCAGCAGCACCAGCCCCCCTGGTACTTACCCACCCTTTGATGAGGGTCAGCGGAGAGGGGTCTTCATCAGGAACTCTACAGGACAGACACTCATAGGGAAG GTGTGGCCTGGTCCGACAGCGTTCCCTGACTTCACCAACCCAGAGACACAGAGCTGGTGGGAGGACTGCATCCGGGAGTTCCACTCCAGAGTCCCCCTGAATGGCCTGTGGAGGACTGCATTCGGGAGTTCCACTCCAGAGTCCCCCTGGATGGCCTGTGGATT GGCTCTATGGAGGGGTGTCCTGACAGTGATTTGGAGAGCCCCCTTTACGTGCCAC ggttGGTTGGAGGACAGCTGA
- the LOC121568787 gene encoding lysosomal alpha-glucosidase-like isoform X1, protein MALITCLHLSYLSDQKVSLIKLTSKQQPDETPIHLSVRHGLEQDPATRQASEREDIVNLQRVSSHLAPSHRLLWEVPHPASSSGPREAECRRVAHESRFDCARDRVLSQTECQGRGCCYAPLPQGHSGGPPWCFYPPSYSGYRMGPLTPTSRGQAATLTRPTPSYLPRDISTLQLEVLDETEGRLHLMLKDLSSQRYEVPLSTSPSRGNAQTQDHLYVTEFQPDPFGFIVCRKSNSRVLVNTTVAPLLYADQYLQLSTSLASSLMSGLGEQYTPLSLDLNWTSLTLWNRDMAPHGDANLYGSHPFYMVQEGDGKAHGVFLLNSNAMEVVLQPSPALTWVAVGGILDLYIFLGPDPQSVVRQYLQVIGYPMMPPYWSLGFHLCRWGYRSTNATREVVRRMHNANFPLDVQWNDLDYADKRRVFTFDPQRFVDLPDMVKEFHQKGMKYILILDPGISSTSPPGTYPPFDEGQRRGVFIRNSTGQTLIGKVWPGPTAFPDFTNPETQSWWEDCIREFHSRVPLNGLWRTAFGSSTPESPWMACGLALWRGVLTVIWRAPFTCHGWLEDS, encoded by the exons ATGGCCTTGATAACATGTTTACACCTTAGCTACCTGTCTGACCAAAAGGTCTCACTGATAAAGTTAACTAGCAAACAACAACCAGATGAGACACCAATACACCTATCAGTAAGACATGGTTTAGAGCAGGATCCAGCAACAAGACAGGCCAGTGAGAGGGAGGATATAGTGAACCTCCAGAGGGTTAGCTCCCATCTTGCCCCCAGCCACAGATTGCTGTGGGAAGTCCCCCACCCAGCCAGCTCCAGTGGTCCCAGAGAGGCTGAGTGTAGGAGGGTAGCCCATGAGAGCCGCTTTGACTGTGCCCGGGACCGAGTTCTGAGCCAGACAGAGTgtcaggggagagggtgctgctATGCCCCCCTACCACAAGGCCACTCTGGAGGACCCCCGTGGTGCTTCTACCCCCCGTCATACAGCGGGTACAGGATGGGGCCCCTCACCCCCACTTCCAGGGGCCAGGCTGCCACCCTCACGAGGCCCACTCCCTCCTACCTGCCCCGGGATATCTCTACACTCCAGTTGGAGGTCCTGGATGAGACAGAAGGCCGACTGCACCTCAtg TTGAAGGATCTATCGTCCCAGCGATATGAAGTTCCCCTATCCACTTCCCCGTCCAGAGGTAACGCTCAAACCCAGGACCACCTCTATGTCACTGAGTTTCAACCTGACCCTTTTGGGTTCATAGTGTGCCGGAAATCCAACAGCCGTGTCCT TGTGAACACCACGGTGGCCCCGCTGCTGTATGCTGACCAGTACCTGCAGCTGTCTACCTCCCTGGCCTCCTCACTGATGTCTGGGCTGGGGGAACAATACACCCCCCTCAGCCTGGACCTCAATTGGACCTCCCTCACCCTCTGGAACAGGGACATGGCGCCCCAT GGCGATGCCAACCTGTATGGCTCCCATCCGTTCTACATGGTGCAGGAGGGGGATGGAAAGGCTCATGGGGTCTTCCTGCTCAACAGCAATGCCATGG agGTGGTCCTGCAGCCTAGCCCTGCTCTGACCTGGGTGGCTGTGGGAGGAATCCTGGACCTGTACATCTTCCTGGGCCCTGACCCTCAGAGTGTTGTCAGACAGTACCTCCAGGTTATAG GGTACCCTATGATGCCTCCTTATTGGTCACTGGGGTTCCACCTGTGTCGCTGGGGATACCGGTCCACCAACGCAACCCGAGAGGTGGTGCGACGCATGCACAACGCCAACTTTCCCTTG GACGTGCAGTGGAATGACCTGGATTACGCAGACAAGCGTCGGGTGTTCACCTTTGACCCCCAGCGCTTCGTGGACCTGCCAGACATGGTGAAGGAGTTCCATCAGAAGGGCATGAAGTACATTCTCATCCTG GACCCTGGGATCAGCAGCACCAGCCCCCCTGGTACTTACCCACCCTTTGATGAGGGTCAGCGGAGAGGGGTCTTCATCAGGAACTCTACAGGACAGACACTCATAGGGAAG GTGTGGCCTGGTCCGACAGCGTTCCCTGACTTCACCAACCCAGAGACACAGAGCTGGTGGGAGGACTGCATCCGGGAGTTCCACTCCAGAGTCCCCCTGAATGGCCTGTGGAGGACTGCATTCGGGAGTTCCACTCCAGAGTCCCCCTGGATGGCCTGTGGATT GGCTCTATGGAGGGGTGTCCTGACAGTGATTTGGAGAGCCCCCTTTACGTGCCAC ggttGGTTGGAGGACAGCTGA
- the LOC121568787 gene encoding lysosomal alpha-glucosidase-like isoform X2, with amino-acid sequence MALITCLHLSYLSDQKVSLIKLTSKQQPDETPIHLSVRHGLEQDPATRQASEREDIVNLQRVSSHLAPSHRLLWEVPHPASSSGPREAECRRVAHESRFDCARDRVLSQTECQGRGCCYAPLPQGHSGGPPWCFYPPSYSGYRMGPLTPTSRGQAATLTRPTPSYLPRDISTLQLEVLDETEGRLHLMLKDLSSQRYEVPLSTSPSRGNAQTQDHLYVTEFQPDPFGFIVCRKSNSRVLVNTTVAPLLYADQYLQLSTSLASSLMSGLGEQYTPLSLDLNWTSLTLWNRDMAPHGDANLYGSHPFYMVQEGDGKAHGVFLLNSNAMEVVLQPSPALTWVAVGGILDLYIFLGPDPQSVVRQYLQVIGYPMMPPYWSLGFHLCRWGYRSTNATREVVRRMHNANFPLDVQWNDLDYADKRRVFTFDPQRFVDLPDMVKEFHQKGMKYILILDPGISSTSPPGTYPPFDEGQRRGVFIRNSTGQTLIGKVWPGPTAFPDFTNPETQSWWEDCIREFHSRVPLNGLWRTAFGSSTPESPWMACGLI; translated from the exons ATGGCCTTGATAACATGTTTACACCTTAGCTACCTGTCTGACCAAAAGGTCTCACTGATAAAGTTAACTAGCAAACAACAACCAGATGAGACACCAATACACCTATCAGTAAGACATGGTTTAGAGCAGGATCCAGCAACAAGACAGGCCAGTGAGAGGGAGGATATAGTGAACCTCCAGAGGGTTAGCTCCCATCTTGCCCCCAGCCACAGATTGCTGTGGGAAGTCCCCCACCCAGCCAGCTCCAGTGGTCCCAGAGAGGCTGAGTGTAGGAGGGTAGCCCATGAGAGCCGCTTTGACTGTGCCCGGGACCGAGTTCTGAGCCAGACAGAGTgtcaggggagagggtgctgctATGCCCCCCTACCACAAGGCCACTCTGGAGGACCCCCGTGGTGCTTCTACCCCCCGTCATACAGCGGGTACAGGATGGGGCCCCTCACCCCCACTTCCAGGGGCCAGGCTGCCACCCTCACGAGGCCCACTCCCTCCTACCTGCCCCGGGATATCTCTACACTCCAGTTGGAGGTCCTGGATGAGACAGAAGGCCGACTGCACCTCAtg TTGAAGGATCTATCGTCCCAGCGATATGAAGTTCCCCTATCCACTTCCCCGTCCAGAGGTAACGCTCAAACCCAGGACCACCTCTATGTCACTGAGTTTCAACCTGACCCTTTTGGGTTCATAGTGTGCCGGAAATCCAACAGCCGTGTCCT TGTGAACACCACGGTGGCCCCGCTGCTGTATGCTGACCAGTACCTGCAGCTGTCTACCTCCCTGGCCTCCTCACTGATGTCTGGGCTGGGGGAACAATACACCCCCCTCAGCCTGGACCTCAATTGGACCTCCCTCACCCTCTGGAACAGGGACATGGCGCCCCAT GGCGATGCCAACCTGTATGGCTCCCATCCGTTCTACATGGTGCAGGAGGGGGATGGAAAGGCTCATGGGGTCTTCCTGCTCAACAGCAATGCCATGG agGTGGTCCTGCAGCCTAGCCCTGCTCTGACCTGGGTGGCTGTGGGAGGAATCCTGGACCTGTACATCTTCCTGGGCCCTGACCCTCAGAGTGTTGTCAGACAGTACCTCCAGGTTATAG GGTACCCTATGATGCCTCCTTATTGGTCACTGGGGTTCCACCTGTGTCGCTGGGGATACCGGTCCACCAACGCAACCCGAGAGGTGGTGCGACGCATGCACAACGCCAACTTTCCCTTG GACGTGCAGTGGAATGACCTGGATTACGCAGACAAGCGTCGGGTGTTCACCTTTGACCCCCAGCGCTTCGTGGACCTGCCAGACATGGTGAAGGAGTTCCATCAGAAGGGCATGAAGTACATTCTCATCCTG GACCCTGGGATCAGCAGCACCAGCCCCCCTGGTACTTACCCACCCTTTGATGAGGGTCAGCGGAGAGGGGTCTTCATCAGGAACTCTACAGGACAGACACTCATAGGGAAG GTGTGGCCTGGTCCGACAGCGTTCCCTGACTTCACCAACCCAGAGACACAGAGCTGGTGGGAGGACTGCATCCGGGAGTTCCACTCCAGAGTCCCCCTGAATGGCCTGTGGAGGACTGCATTCGGGAGTTCCACTCCAGAGTCCCCCTGGATGGCCTGTGGATT GATATAA